A portion of the Flavobacterium magnum genome contains these proteins:
- the ychF gene encoding redox-regulated ATPase YchF, with amino-acid sequence MKAGIVGLPNVGKSTLFNCLSNAKAQSANFPFCTIEPNIGVVNVPDPRIAKLEELVKPERVVMATVDIVDIAGLVKGASKGEGLGNQFLGNIRECNAIIHVLRCFDNDNIVHVDGNVNPIRDKETIDIELQLKDLETVDKRLEKVKRAAKTGNKEAQTEETLLNRVREALLQAKSARTVQPNNNDEEELMQDFQLITSKPVLYVCNVDEGSAATGNAYVEQVRELVKDENAEVIVLAVGTEADITELETYEERKMFLEDLGLEEPGASVLIRAAYKLLQQQTYFTAGVKEVRAWTVNIGATAPQAAGVIHTDFEKGFIRAEVIAYDDYVQYGSEAKVKEAGKFRVEGKEYIVKDGDVMHFRFNV; translated from the coding sequence ATGAAAGCAGGAATTGTCGGATTACCGAATGTAGGAAAATCAACTTTGTTCAATTGTTTATCCAATGCCAAAGCCCAAAGCGCAAACTTTCCGTTTTGTACCATCGAACCGAATATCGGCGTGGTAAATGTGCCGGACCCGCGTATCGCGAAACTCGAAGAGTTGGTGAAGCCGGAACGTGTCGTTATGGCAACCGTGGATATCGTTGACATCGCAGGACTGGTGAAGGGTGCGAGTAAAGGGGAGGGGCTTGGTAACCAGTTTTTGGGAAATATCCGGGAATGTAATGCCATCATCCATGTATTGCGGTGTTTCGACAATGACAATATCGTTCACGTAGACGGCAACGTCAACCCGATCCGCGATAAGGAAACCATCGACATCGAGCTGCAACTCAAAGACCTCGAAACCGTAGATAAAAGGCTCGAAAAAGTAAAGCGCGCCGCCAAGACAGGGAACAAGGAAGCCCAGACGGAAGAAACGCTGCTGAACCGCGTCCGCGAAGCACTATTGCAGGCCAAGTCTGCGCGTACCGTTCAGCCTAACAATAATGATGAGGAAGAATTGATGCAGGATTTCCAACTGATTACATCCAAGCCGGTATTGTATGTATGCAACGTCGACGAGGGGTCTGCCGCAACCGGGAATGCCTACGTGGAGCAGGTACGGGAACTCGTTAAGGACGAGAATGCGGAAGTCATTGTCCTCGCTGTTGGCACTGAAGCTGATATCACTGAACTGGAAACGTATGAGGAACGCAAGATGTTCCTGGAAGATCTCGGACTGGAAGAGCCGGGCGCATCGGTGCTGATCCGTGCGGCGTACAAGTTGCTGCAGCAACAAACGTATTTCACCGCCGGCGTTAAGGAAGTCAGGGCCTGGACCGTCAATATCGGGGCCACAGCGCCACAGGCAGCCGGCGTCATCCATACCGATTTTGAAAAAGGGTTCATCCGCGCAGAAGTGATCGCCTATGACGATTATGTACAATACGGTTCCGAAGCCAAGGTAAAAGAAGCCGGGAAATTCCGCGTCGAAGGCAAGGAATATATTGTCAAGGATGGCGACGTCATGCATTTCAGGTTTAACGTGTAA
- a CDS encoding 4Fe-4S dicluster domain-containing protein, whose amino-acid sequence MAIIITDECINCGACEPECPNTAIYEGADDWRYKDGTALRGKVVLPSGETVDADDPQTPISDDIYYIVPGKCTECKGFHEEPQCAAVCPVDCCVPDDNHVESEETLLNRQAFLHNE is encoded by the coding sequence ATGGCCATCATCATAACTGACGAATGCATCAATTGCGGAGCCTGCGAGCCGGAATGCCCAAATACGGCGATATATGAAGGTGCGGACGACTGGCGTTACAAAGACGGCACGGCGCTGCGCGGGAAGGTTGTTTTGCCATCTGGTGAGACCGTGGATGCCGACGACCCGCAAACCCCGATCTCAGACGACATTTACTACATCGTGCCCGGAAAATGCACTGAATGTAAAGGGTTTCACGAAGAGCCACAGTGCGCCGCCGTTTGTCCGGTTGACTGTTGCGTACCTGACGACAACCATGTTGAAAGTGAAGAGACATTGCTAAACCGGCAGGCGTTTCTCCATAATGAATAA